A genomic window from Gossypium hirsutum isolate 1008001.06 chromosome D12, Gossypium_hirsutum_v2.1, whole genome shotgun sequence includes:
- the LOC107946189 gene encoding heme-binding protein 2, whose translation MGQMKKFGFVLLVLSASVVEQIEGKGYEKPLNCGHLECAPYTLIHSQPEFEIRSYSKATWVATTPISSPSYTYAVSIGFKILFAYIRGNNDAAVKMNMTAPVLVNIHPRTGHLQNSTYVVHFYMPQKFQRNPPLSAEAQPVELPQHKYAAVRRFGGFMDDSNISVQLSALKKSLKGTGRDKSSASNQHSGRSLLYSAAGYNSPFEHENRVNEVMLWFD comes from the exons ATGGGGCAAATGAAGAAGTTTGGGTTTGTGTTGTTGGTGTTAAGTGCGTCAGTAGTAGAGCAAATAGAGGGGAAAGGGTATGAGAAGCCGCTCAACTGTGGCCACCTTGAATGTGCTCCATACACACTTATTCATAGCCAGCCTGAATTCGAGATTAGAAGTTATTCAAAGGCTACGTGGGTGGCTACTACCCCCATCTCCTCTCCCTCCTACACATATGCTGTTTCAATTGGCTTCAAAAT TCTCTTTGCTTACATCCGGGGCAACAATGATGCAGCAGTGAAAATGAATATGACAGCACCAGTTTTGGTTAATATACATCCAAGGACAGGACATCTCCAGAATTCAACCTATGTAGTTCACTTTTACATGCCCCAAAAATTTCAAAGGAACCCTCCCCTATCAGCTGAAGCACAGCCAGTGGAGTTGCCTCAACACAAATATGCAGCTGTGAGGAGATTTGGAGGTTTCATGGATGACTCCAACATCTCTGTTCAATTATCAGCCTTGAAGAAAAGCCTCAAAGGCACTGGTAGGGATAAATCATCAGCCTCCAATCAACACAGTGGCCGCTCTCTGCTGTACAGTGCTGCTGGTTACAACTCTCCCTTTGAACATGAGAATCGTGTAAATGAAGTGATGTTATGGTTCGATTAG